TCTCCGTCCCCGTGGGTGAGGCCACCCTGGGCCGCATCTTCAACGTGCTGGGTGAGCCCGTCGACGAGCAGGGCCCCGTCAGCAGCACCATGACGGCCCCGATCCACCGCCAGGCCCCCAAGCTCACCGAGCTGGAGACCAAGCCCCGCGTCTTCGAGACCGGTATCAAGGTGATCGACCTGCTGGCCCCCTACCGCCAGGGCGGCAAGGTGGGCCTGTTCGGTGGCGCCGGTGTCGGCAAGACCGTTCTGATCCAGGAGCTGATCAACAACATCGCCAAGGAGCACGGCGGCGTCTCGGTGTTCGGCGGCGTGGGCGAGCGCACCCGTGAGGGCAACGACCTGTACGAGGAATTCAAGGAGTCCGGCGTGATCAACGCCGACGACCTCTCCAAGTCGAAGGTGGCCCTCTGCTACGGCCAGATGAACGAGCCCCCCGGCGCCCGCATGCGCGTGGGCCTGTCGGCGCTCACCATGGCCGAGCACTTCCGTGACGTGAACAAGCAGGACGTGCTGCTGTTCATCGACAACATCTTCCGCTTCGTTCAGGCCGGCTCGGAAGTGAGCGCCCTGCTGGGCCGCATGCCTTCGGCCGTGGGCTACCAGCCCACCCTCGGCACCGACGTGGGTGAGCTGCAGGAGCGCATCACCTCCACCCTGGAGGGTTCGATCACCTCGATCCAGGCCGTCTACGTCCCTGCCGACGACCTCACCGATCCGGCCCCCGCCACCACCTTCGCCCACCTTGACGCCACCACCGTGCTGAGCCGCGGTCTGGCCTCCAAGGGCATCTACCCGGCGGTGGATCCCCTCGATTCCACCAGCACCATGCTCCAGCCCGCCGTCGTCGGCGACGAGCACTACCGCACCGCCCGAGCCGTCCAGTCCACCCTGCAGCGCTACAAGGAACTGCAGGACATCATCGCGATCCTGGGTCTGGACGAACTCTCCGAAGACGACCGCCGCACGGTGGACCGGGCCCGCAAGATCGAGAAGTTCCTCTCCCAGCCGTTCTTCGTCGCCGAGATCTTCACCGGCCAGTCCGGTGAGTACGTGAAGCTCGAAGACACCATCAAGGGCTTCAACATGATCCTCGCCGGTGAACTCGACGACCTGCCCGAAGCCGCCTTCTACCTGGTGGGCAACATCGATCAGGTGAAGGCCAAGGCCGCCAAGATCCTCGCCGACGCCAAGTCCTGATCCGGGAAACCCCATGACCCTCACCCTGCGCGTCCTCGCCCCCGATCAGAGCGTCTTCGACGGCACCGCCGACGAAGTCATCCTGCCCGGCACCACCGGCCAGCTCGGCATCCTCACCGGCCACGTCTCCATGCTCACCGCCCTCGAGAGCGGCGTGCTGCGGGTGCGGGAAGGCGCTAACTGGCAGTCGATCGCCCTGATGGGGGGCTTCGCCGAGGTGGTCGCCAATGAGGTCACCGTGCTCGTCAACGGCGCCGAACTGGGCAGCAGCATCAATGCCGCCGCCGCTCAGAGCGATTTCGAAGCGGCCCAGCAGGCCGCGGCGGCGCTGGAAGGCTCCGACCCCAGCCCCGAGAAGGTGAAGGCCCAGCAGGCTCTGGCCCGCGCCCGCGCCCGTCTCCAGGCCAGCAAGGGCGCCTGATCGCGCCCCTGCGGAGCGGGATGCCGCGGCCATGGGCAAGGGTCGGGAGCTGGGTCTGCAGCTGCGGGAGTGGATCGCCACCGGTGCCGTCAGCCTGGACAACCCCCAGGCCCTCGCCAACCGCCTGATCGACGCCCTCGGGGCGGAGGATACCTTGCGCGGTCCCGTGCGGGACCTGGCCACCCAGCCCCTGCTGCAGAGGGTGCTGCAGCTCCAGGGGGGTCCCCAGCGCAGTGCCGTCGCCGCCCTCAGCAGCCATCTGGCCGGGATCTACGCCCCGGCCGTGCTGGCCGAACTGCTCGACCTGCTTGAGGCCTGCTCCGGCGTGGCCACCTCCAGGCCCGGCTCCGCCGCGGCTGGCACCGGTTCCCCGGCCGCCGCCCTTCCCCTGGGCCGGCTGGAGGCCCTGCGCCCCCTCGGCCCCGGGCTGGCCCTGGCCGCCGCCTCGGCCCCGGTGCTGTTCTGGGCCGGCGGCGAGCTGGACCAGTGGTTCTTCGATCCCTGGGGCTGGGGCAGCGGCCCGGTGCTGGTGGTGGCCCTGGCCCTGATTCAGGCCCTGGCCCTGGGCCCCCTCAAGGACCTGCGCCGCCGCTGGCCCCTGAGCCTCGAGGCCAGCGGTGACCCCCACCGCGCCTGGTGCTGGATCACGGCCCCCTGGATCCATGCCGCCAACGGCGAGGCCCTGCTCAACCTGGGGATCCTGGTGATCGTGCTGGGCGGCACGCCGCTGCCGCTCTCCTCCCTGCTGCTGCGCTACGCGCTCGTCGCCCTGGCCACCACGGCGCCGGCGGTGCTGGTGGCCCGCCGGGCCCGGGTGCTGCGGCAATGGGACGGCGCGTCCGGGCCCATCGCCGCCCTCATCGCCCTGGCCTGCAGCCTCAGCCTGCTGCACTGGAAGGTGCATCCCTTCGTGGTCGGTGAGGTCGACTTTCCGGCCTGGGTGCTGCTGGTGGTGTACGGGGCGCTGCAGCTGGGCTGGCAGCTGCCCCGCCGCGATCCCCAGGACACCAGCACCCCCCTCGCCCGGCTCCTGAGCAGCCCCTGGTGCTGGGGGACCCTGGCCGGCATCGCCTGGGCCCTGGTGACCCGGGCTCAGGAGCTGGGCAGGGGCCTGGGCTGGCTGGGCTGAGGGGCTCGCCTGGCCGCTTCAGCCCGCCAGGGCCCGCATGTACCGTCCCCAGAGCTCGGCCACGAGGGCGCCGGAGGCGGCCTCGGCGGGGCGGTTGTCATCGTTGCCCATCCAGATGCCGGTGAGGATGCGGCTGGAGGGGGAGTAGCCCACGAACAGCACATCGACGCCGTTGTCGGTGGTGCCGGTCTTGCCGCGGGCATCGGCCACCACCCCGGCGGTGCGGCCGGTGCCGCCGCTCACCACCCCCTGCAGCAGGGCATCCATCTCGGCGGCCACCGCCGGGTCGATCAGCTGCTGGGGCTTCTCGCCGATCGGTGTGGTGACGCCGGTGGCCGGACAGGTGGCCAGGGAGCGCACCGAGCCGCAGATGCCCAGGTCGTAGATGCGCGTCACGCCATGCAGGGGCACCGAGCGGCCGCCGTTGGCCACCACGGCATAGGCCCGGGCCAGTTCGTAGAGGAAGGTCTCCTTGCCGCCCAGCACCATCGAGAAGCTCTCCTCCATCGGCGTGCTGATGCCCAGCTGGCGGGCCTTGGCCACCACCTTGTTCAGGCCGGCTTGCTGGGCCAGCCGCAGGGCCACCACGTTCTCGGAGCTGGCGAAGCCCGCCGCCACGCTGGTGCTGCCACCGCCGCCCCGGCAGCCGGCCACGTAGGCCAGGGGGGCGCAGGAGACGGCATCGCCGGGTTTCGCCCCCGCCTCCAGGGCCGCCAGGAAGGCGAACAGCTTGAAGGTGGATCCGGGCTGACGCAGGGCCTGCACCCGATCGAAGCTCGAACGGCTGTAGTCGCCGCCGCCGACGTAGGCCAGGATCGCGCCGGTGGCGTAGTCGATCGAGATCAGGGCGCCCTGGGTGAGCCCGGCCCGGCCCCCCGGCCCCTCGAGGAACCCCTTCAGCTCTTTCTGGGCGATGGCCTGCAGGCGCGGATCGATGCTGCTGATCACCGCGTAGTTGCCCCGGGCCTCCGGACTGCTGAGGTCGAGGGCGAAGCGGCGTCCCTCCAGCTCGCCGATCACGTAGTCGCTGAAGAAGGGGTAGCTGGAATAGGTTGATTCGCGGCAGGCGGAGGGGTCGATGTTCAGCGGCCGGCGGCGGGCGTCGATCAGGGCCTGGTCGGAGAGATACCCCTCGGCGTGCATCCGCCCCAGCACCAGGTCGCGGCGCTCCCTGCCCCAGGTGGGGTTTCCCCGGTTGCAGGGGCTGTAGCTGTTGGGGCTCGGCAGCAGGCCCACCAGGAACGCCGATTCCGCCACGTCCAGGGCACTGGCCGACTTGCGGAAGTAGAGCTGGGCCGCCTGCTCGAAGCCCTCCGCCCCCAGGCCCAGGTAGGCCCGGTCGAGGTACATCTTGAGGATGCGGTTCTTGCTGAAGCCCGCCTCCAGCTGCCAGGCCACCCACAGCTCCCGCAGCTTGCGGGCCACCGACACGTCGGTGCCCACGGCCGGATAGACCATGCGGGCCACCTGCTGGGCCAGGCCGCTGCCGCCGCCGGTGCCCTGCACCAGGGAGCGCAGGGTGCCGAACAGGTCGATGCCGCTGTTCCAGCCGAAGCGCGAATCCTCCGAGGCGATCAGGGCCTGGCGCAGGTGCAGGGGGTAGTCGGCCAGGGTCGGCAGGGCCGTGGAGGAGCCCTCGGCCGCATCGATCTGGCGGCCGTCGGTGGAGAACACCTTCACCGGACCGCTCACCGAGCGGATCGAGGAGCCGCCGGCAACCGTGGTGGCCAGCAGCAGGCCCCCCAGGGCCACGCCCGAACCGAGGAGGGCGCCGATGGCCCCCCAGTGCACCAGCTGCCCCAGGGGGCTGCGGGGATGGCGGTACACCAGGGTGGGCGCCTCCCCCTTGAGCGGGGAGCCGAGCTGGAGCCGGTCCCCGTCCCGCAGGCGGATGGCGCGGATGCGGCGATCCCGGTGGAACAGGCCGTTGGCGGAGCCGAAGTCCTCGCCCACGTAGTCCCGGTCACCGGGCCTCTCCTGCTCGACGATGCCGTGCACCCGGCTGACGCCGGTGGCGTCGGCCTGCAGCTCGCAGAGGGGATCCCGGCCGACGCGATAGCGGCCCCCCTCCAGCGCCAGCCGCCGGCGGCACTGGCCGCCGATCCAGAGTTCCAGCCAGGCGTCGTGGTGCCTTAGCCCCACCAGGGCCGTGGTCACGGCCCGGCGACGGCCCCCATCTGCAGCCGGGCTGCGAAGGGCCTGCCAGACGCTCCGCCAACCCGCGGCGGGTTCGGGTGCGGTGGGCGTTTCGGTGCCAGGGGGGCTGCCAGGGGGGGTGATGTCGCCAGGCGACGCCTGCTCCGTCGTCCCCACCATCCCCGGCCCGTCCGCCTTGCTCCCATACGCTACCCGCAGCGATCGGAGCGGCCGGCCAGGTGGAGCAACGCCGGGATCCATGGGCACCCTTCCGCATCTGGACCGCCCTGACCATCGGGGTGTACGCGGTTCGGGCCACCTTTGCCGCCACCTGGGTGGGGGCGATCCCCGGCTGGGTGCTGCTGCTCCTGCTGCTGGTGGCGCTGCTGCTGGCCAGCTGGGCGCTGCTCTTCCCCGGGCGGGTCGTCCCCTGGCGGGAGGGGGAACCGGTGGGCTGGTGGGGCCGGTTCCTGGCCGATCGCCGTCTCGGCCGCCGCGGCGGAGCGGTGGACGATCCGCCATGAGCGCCCTGCCCCGCCTGTTGCTGCGCGACGATCCCGGCCGGAGCGTGCCGCTCGATCCCCGCACGCCCCTCTCCATCGGCCGGGATTCGGCCAGCGGCCTCTGCCTGGCCGAGGCCCGGGGCGTCTCCCGCCACCATGCCCTGGTGCGGGTGTCGCGCACCCGGCCGGGCCAGTGGCTGCTCTGCGACACCGGCAGCGCCAACGGCACCTATCTCGAGGGGGCCCGACTCAAGGACTGCCGCCCCCTCTCCGACGGCGACGAGATCCGCCTGGGCCTGAACGGGCCGGTGCTCCAGTTCCGCGCCGGCGGCAGCCCGCCCGCCAGCGCCCCGCCGGCGTCCTCTGCCAAAGCCACCCGCGGGCGATCGGCGCCGGTGCCGGTGCCGACGGCGGTGGCCGGCCAGCTGGATTTCGCCGGCCGCTCCCTGCCCCTTGATCGGATCCGCTCGGCCTACGTGCGCAGCCGCCGGCGCCATCCCCAGGCCTTCAGCTGGTGCCTGCTGCTCTGCCTGGGCGGGCTGCTGCTGCTCCCCTTCCCCTGGCTGTTCTGGCCGCTGCAGGCGGGGGCGCTGGCGGGCTGGATCCTGCTGGGCTCCCGCTGGGAGCATCTGCTGGAGGTGACGCTCCAGGACGGCCTGGCCTACCGGCACCGCTTCGACAGCCTGGCGACGGCCCTGGCCCACCGCAACGGCATCCGCCGAGCGATGGCGGCGGCGGCGCAGGCCGGGAGGCGGCCATGAACTGGATCCTGCCGGAGGGGGCCAGCCTCGGCTTTGAGGGGCTGGCGGCCCCGCTGCGGATCGTCCGCGGCCTCGGGGGCGGCACCCAGGGCCAGGTGTACGAGGTTGAGCTGGAGGGCGAGCGGCTGGCCCTGAAGTGGTATCTACCGGCCTGCATCGCCCGCGACGCCGGCCTGGAGCGGCGCCTGGCGGCCAGCATCCGCTCGGCCGCGCCCAACGACGCCTTTCTCTGGCCGATCGCCCTGCTGCGGGCCAGCCCCGCCAGTCGGTCCCTGATCCGCATCCGCGAGGAGAGCTTCGGCTACCTGATGCCCCTGCGGCCCGCCGCCTATGTGGGCGCCAGCGAGCATGCCGCCGGCCGGCTGGCGATCGGCCTGCGCCAGGTGCTGCGGGCCTGCTTCGGTCTGGCCGACGCCTTCCACGCCCTGCACCTGGCGGGCCTCTGCTACAAGGACGTCTCCCTGGGCAACCTCTTCCTGGAGCCCGGCGGCGGCGGCATCCTCATCTGCGACAACGACAACGTCGCCGTGGACGGGGCCGACCAGGGCGCGGTGCTGGGCACCCCGGGTTTCATGGCCCCGGAAGTTCTGCTGGGGCAGGCCCGGCCCGGGGCCGACAGCGACCTCTTCTCCCTGGCGGTACTGCTGTTCCGGCTGCTCACCCGCCACGACCCCCTCAAGGGCCAGATGGAGCTGGCGATCCGCTGCCTCGACGAGCCGGCCCGCCGTCGCCTCTACGGCGAGGACCCGGTGTTCATCTTCGATCCGGTGGACGTCCGCAACCGGCCCGACCCGATCGAGCACGCCGCAGCCCTGATCACCTGGCCCATCTACCCCCGCCGCCTAAAGGCCCTGTTCGAGCAGACCTTCTGCCGCGGCATGACGCAGCCCTCCCGCCGGACCCTCACCGGCCAGTGGAAGCAGGAGCTGGCCCGCACCCTTGATCAACGCACCCTCTGCCCCGCCTGCGGCCAGGAGAACTTCCAGGCCGCAGGCGCGCCGGCGCTGTGCTGGAGCTGCGGCAGCCCCCTGCCGCAGCCGATCACCCTGTCCCTGCCCCGGGGCTCGGTGCTGGCCGCCCCGGACAACGAGATCTACCCCCACCACTTCGATGCCCTGGTCGGGGAGGATCTGCGCAGGCCGTTCGCCCGGGTGGTGGCCCATCCCCAGGAGCCCCGACGCCTGGGACTGTGCAATCTCTCGTCCGCCGCCTGGAGCGCCGAGGCCGCCGATGGCCGCAGCTGGCCGGTGGGCCCTGGCGAGAGCTGTAGCCTCGCGGCACTGTCCCGAATCCTCACCCCGGCGGGTCCGATCGCCGTGCAGCGCCCCATCCCGCCAGCCCCCGCCGCCTGAGAGATGCCGTTTCCCGACGTCAAGCTGGCCAACCGGCCGCTCCATTTCCTCTACCTGTGCGACTGCTCCGGCTCCATGGCCGCCTCGGGCAAGATGCAGGCCCTCAACCAGGCCATCCGCCAGTCGCTGCCGGGCATGGCGGCGGTCGCCCGGGACAACCCGGAGGCCCGGGTGCTGGTGCGGGCCGTGAGTTTCGCCGACCGTGCCGCCTGGCACATCGCGACCCCTACGCCGGTGGAGCAGCTGGAGTGGCGGGATCTGCAGGCGGGCGGCATCACGGCGATGGGGGCCGCCCTGCAGCTCGTGGCGGCGGCGCTCCAGACCCCGCCGATGGAGGTGCGCGCCCTGCCGCCGGTGCTGGTGCTGATCTCCGATGGCCAGCCCACCGACGACTTCGCCGCCGGCCTTGAGGCCCTGCGGCGGGTGCCCTGGGCCCAGAAGGCGGTGCGCCTGGCCATCGCCCTGGGCCATGACGCCGACCTGGAGGTGCTGCAGCGGTTCATCGGCACCGAGCCGGCGACGCCCGGCCGATCCCCCCGCCGTCCGCTGCAGGCGAGCAACGCCACCTCCCTGGCCCAGTACATCCAGTGGGCCTCCACGGCGGTGGTGGGGGCCGCCTCGATGCCGGCCAGCCGGGTGAGCGAGACGCCCCTGGAGCCTGCGGCGGGCAACATCCCCCTGCCGGATCTACCCCCCACCGTGCTCGATCCCACCGACGACGTCGGTCCCGTGGTGTGGTGAACCGCTGGGTGGCGCCGATCGGTGCCAGCCGGACCGGGGCCGCCCACCGCCGCGCCGGCCGCCCCTGCCAGGACGCCGTGCTCTGCCGCGAGCTGCGGGGCCTGGAGGGGCAGCCGGTGATGGTGATGGCGGTGGCCGATGGCCATGGCGGGCGCCGCTACCGGCGCAGCGAGGTGGGCAGTCGCCTGGCCTGCGAAACGGCCCTGGCCGCGGTGCAGGGTGGCCTGGCCGCCAGGTCCCTGGACGGGGGGGAGGAGGGCTGGAGCCGCTGGTTGGAGCGGGACCTGCCCGAGGCGATCCAGCGCGGCTGGCTGGAGGCGGTGGCGGCCCACTGGCAGAGCGATCCGGGGGGGGGCGGCTTCGAGGCCCTGCTCTATGGGAGCACCCTGGGCCTGGTGGTGATGACCCCCCGCTGGTGGGGCCACACCGGCCTGGGCGACTGGGATCTGGTGCGGGTGGAGGCGGACGGCCAGGCCCGGCTGCTGGAGGAGGAGGACGAGCCCACCGCCCTCGGGGAGGCCACCTGCAGCCTCTGCCAGCCCCGGGCCGCCTCCCTGTTCGCCCGCCGGGCGGGCCTGCATCCGCTCGATGGCGGGGCCGCCGACTTCGCCCTGGTGCTCTGCACCGACGGCATCCGCAAGTCCTGTGCCACCGACGGCGACTTCCTCACCCTGGCGGCCTGGCTGGCCCGCGGCGACGGCGAAGCGGACCCCGAGGCGGCCGGCACCCTGGCGGCGGCGCTGGACCGGATCAGCCGCGAGGGCAGCGGCGACGACGTGACCGTGGCGATTGGTCGTGCCTGGAGCCCCGGCGGCGGGCCGCCACCACCCCTGCCTCCGCCGCCCGTCGCACCGGCTTCATTGGCTCCTCCGGCGCCCCCTGCAACGGAGCCCGCCCAGGAGCCCCTTCCCCGGCGGCGGCGCCCGGCGATCGGCCGGGCGGTGGCCATCGGCCTGGCCCTGGCCGGCGCCGTAGGGAGCTGGCTGGCCTGGAACTGGCCCCGCACCCCGACAGCCCTGCCGGCGGCGCCCGGCTCCCCGGGGCTGCGGGCCGCCCTCAGCGAAGTGGAACGCCTCTGCGGCCAGCCGGCCGCCATTCCCCTGGAGCTGCGCCGCCGCCGTGAGCTGTTCGTCGCCCTGAGCCAGGGCCGGCGGGATCCCGCCCCGCTGAAGGCCGCGGCCGCCGCCGATCCCCTCGCCGCCCTGATCGCCGCCGATCTCCCGGCGGTGCCGCCTGGGACGATGCGGGGGCCGGTGCCTGCCCCCAATCCCGAGCCCCGCCGTCCCCTGCGGGCCCTCGGGGCCTGCCCCGCCCTGCTGGAGGCCCTCGACCGGCAGTGGGCCGTCACCCCGGCCGCCCCCTCTCCTTGAACCCCATGGCCCTGCGTCTGCTGCTCGACTGCGCCGATCCCCTGGAGTGGGAGCGCTGGCTGCCCAGCGGCCTGTTCCAGGGCGTCACCACCAACCCGACCCTGCTGCGGCGGGCCGGCCAGCCCTGCAACCTCGACCACCTGGCGCAGCTGAGCGAGCGCGCCGCGGCCCTCGGCTGCCGGGAGATCCATCTGCAGACCTGGGGCGCCGATGCTGAGCAGCAGCTGGCCAACGGCCGGGCCCTCGCCGCCATCGATCCCCAGCGGGTGTTCGTGAAGGTGCCGATCACCCGCCAGGGGGCGGCGGTGGCGCGGGACCTGATCGCCGAAGCTGTTCCGGTCACCTTCACGGCCTGCTACGAGGTGGCCCAGGTGCTGGTGGCCGCCGCCCTCGGGGCCGATGGCATCGCCGCCTACCTGGGGCGGATCAGCGATCTGGGCCGGGATGGACACGGCGAGTTGATCGCCATGCAGCGCGCCCTGGAGGGGGTGGGGTCGGGCACGCGGCTGCTGGTGGCCAGCCTGCGCCAGCCGCAGGATCTGGCCCGTCTGGCCGCCGCCGGCCTGGCCCACCACACGATCAGCCCGGCGATCGCCGCTGGCCTCTTCGGCAGCCCGGACACGGCCGCGGCCGCGGAACGCTTCGAAGCGGACGCCGCAGAGAACTGAGCCCGGGGGCTCGCCAGGGCAGGCGGATCAGAACGCCGTGGGGATCAGGCGGTCCCGCAGAAGGTGACGTCGGGGAACTTGAGCTTGGCTTCATCGAGGGACTTGCCGCGCCCTTCCTCCTGCCAGTAGTTGATCACCTCGGTGGCCTTGTTGAGGATCTCGACCCGCTCGTTGTCGGTGATCCAGCTCTTGGCTTCGAGCTCACCTTTGAGGGTTTCCCAGGCGTCTTCCCGGGGCCAGAAGAAGTAGGCGGTGAGGGGGCTGGGCCCGCCGCCGACGATCTGATCCACCGCCAGGGCGACGTTGTCGGGCAGCCAGAGGATCTTCACAAGAAAGCGGCCCTCGTCGGCCTTGGGGGTGTAGCCCGAAGGGACCCCGTCCTCGTCGATGGTGGCGGTGGCCAGGGCGGCACTGCCGCCGCGCAGCACCGGACGCCCTTCGGTGGTGTCGGCTGCGATGGCCGCCGGGATGGCGCTCAGGGCAGCGGCCTCGGCACTCTCAGGGGCAGTCACGGTTTCGGCGCTCAAGGAGAAACGGCAATTGCCTAACCTACCAGCCGATTCGCAGCAACCCCACTGGCCGCCTCCGCCGCCCCCCGCGCCGTCCTGCTCTTCGACATCGACGGCGTGATCAGGGATGTGGCGGGCAGCTACCGGCGCGCCATCGTCGAAACCGTGCGCCATTTCAGTGGCTGGGCCCCGGAGAGCGCCGTGATCGACGCCCTCAAGGGGGAGGGCTGCTGGAACAACGACTGGCAGGCCTCGATGGAGCTGCTGCGCCGCCACGGCACCGACCCCCTGCCCGCCTGGGACCATCTGGTGGCGGTGTTCAGCGATCACTACTTCGGCGGCGATCCGGAGGGGGACCCCGCCCTCTGGCGGGGCTTCATCGGCAGCGAGCCCCTGCTGGTGGACACCTCCTTTTTCGCGGCCCTCAGCGACCTGGGGATCGCCTGGGGCTTCGTCAGCGGCGCCGAGCCCCCTTCCGCCCGCTTCGTGCTGGAGCAGCGGCTGCAGCTGGTGGCGCCGCCCCTGGTGGCCATGGGCCAGGCCCCCGACAAGCCCGACCCCACCGGCCTGCTGGCCCTGGCGGCCACCCTGGCCCGCGTGCCCCTGGGCCCCGGGGCCCCGGCGGTGGCCTACCTGGGCGACACGGTGGCCGACGTGGAGACCGTGCACCGGGCCCGCTCCGAGGCGCCCGGCCAGCGCTTCGAGGCCCTCGCCGTGGCCCCCCCCCACCTGCAGCAGGCGGGCCGGGAGGCCGATCGTCAGCGCTACGAGGCCCAGCTGCGCCGGGCCGGAGCCGACCGCCTTCTGGGTTCCACCTGTCAGGTGCTGGAGCTGTTCAGCGCTCCATCGCCGCCGGCGCCTTGAGGGCGGCGGCCGTGAGCACCTCGTGGCCGCGGTCGGTCACAGCCACGTCATCCTCGATGCGGATGCCGATCCCCTTCCAGCGCTCCGCGATGGCGGGCTGGCCCTCGGGCACCGCCAGCCGGTCGCTCACATAAAGGCCGGGTTCCACCGTCAGCACCATGCCCGACTCGAGGGCGACGTGGTGCTCGCCCAGCCGGTAGGCGCCCACGTCATGGACGTCAAGCCCCAGCCAGTGGCCGGTGCGGTGCATGTAGAGATGGCGGTAAGCCCCCTGCTCGATCAGCCCGTCCACCGCGCCGCTCAGCAGGCCCAGCTCCACCAGCCCCTCCACCAGCACCCGCACAGCGGTGTCGTGGACCCCTTCGGCAGTCTGGCCCGGGGCCACCGCCGCCACCGCCGCCTCCTGGGCGGCCAGCACCAGCTCGTAAAGGGCCCGCTGCTCGCCGCTGAAGCGACCGTTGACGGGGAAGGTGCGGGTGATGTCGCCGTTGTAGTAATCGCTGAGGCTGCAGCCCGCGTCAATCAGCAGCAGGTCGCCGTCCCGCAGCCGGTCGGCGTTGGCGGTGTAGTGCAGGACGCAGGCGTTGTCGCCACCGGCCACGATGGATCCATAGGCAGGCCCGCGCGCTCCCTGCTCAAGAAAGTGCTGCTCGATCACGGCCTGCACCTGCCGCTCGCTGAGGCCGGGACGCGCCACCTGCCGGGCCAGTTCATGGGCCTCGGCGGAGATGCGGGCGGCCTCCCGCAGGCGGGCCAGTTCCTCCGGCTCCTTGCGCAGCCGCAGCTCGTGCAGCAGGGGGCAGGGGGCCACCAGCCCCAGGGCGGCCTTGCCACTGCGGGGGGCCCGGTCCAGCTGGCGTCCCCAGGCGGCGAGCACCAAGGGCT
This genomic stretch from Cyanobium gracile PCC 6307 harbors:
- the atpD gene encoding F0F1 ATP synthase subunit beta codes for the protein MAAAAPAVPGTKGTVRQVIGPVLDVEFPAGKLPKIFNALRIEGTNSAGQQVALTAEVQQLLGDHRVRAVAMSSTDGLVRGMSALDTGAPISVPVGEATLGRIFNVLGEPVDEQGPVSSTMTAPIHRQAPKLTELETKPRVFETGIKVIDLLAPYRQGGKVGLFGGAGVGKTVLIQELINNIAKEHGGVSVFGGVGERTREGNDLYEEFKESGVINADDLSKSKVALCYGQMNEPPGARMRVGLSALTMAEHFRDVNKQDVLLFIDNIFRFVQAGSEVSALLGRMPSAVGYQPTLGTDVGELQERITSTLEGSITSIQAVYVPADDLTDPAPATTFAHLDATTVLSRGLASKGIYPAVDPLDSTSTMLQPAVVGDEHYRTARAVQSTLQRYKELQDIIAILGLDELSEDDRRTVDRARKIEKFLSQPFFVAEIFTGQSGEYVKLEDTIKGFNMILAGELDDLPEAAFYLVGNIDQVKAKAAKILADAKS
- the atpC gene encoding ATP synthase F1 subunit epsilon codes for the protein MTLTLRVLAPDQSVFDGTADEVILPGTTGQLGILTGHVSMLTALESGVLRVREGANWQSIALMGGFAEVVANEVTVLVNGAELGSSINAAAAQSDFEAAQQAAAALEGSDPSPEKVKAQQALARARARLQASKGA
- a CDS encoding rhomboid family intramembrane serine protease, with the translated sequence MGKGRELGLQLREWIATGAVSLDNPQALANRLIDALGAEDTLRGPVRDLATQPLLQRVLQLQGGPQRSAVAALSSHLAGIYAPAVLAELLDLLEACSGVATSRPGSAAAGTGSPAAALPLGRLEALRPLGPGLALAAASAPVLFWAGGELDQWFFDPWGWGSGPVLVVALALIQALALGPLKDLRRRWPLSLEASGDPHRAWCWITAPWIHAANGEALLNLGILVIVLGGTPLPLSSLLLRYALVALATTAPAVLVARRARVLRQWDGASGPIAALIALACSLSLLHWKVHPFVVGEVDFPAWVLLVVYGALQLGWQLPRRDPQDTSTPLARLLSSPWCWGTLAGIAWALVTRAQELGRGLGWLG
- a CDS encoding transglycosylase domain-containing protein; this encodes MVGTTEQASPGDITPPGSPPGTETPTAPEPAAGWRSVWQALRSPAADGGRRRAVTTALVGLRHHDAWLELWIGGQCRRRLALEGGRYRVGRDPLCELQADATGVSRVHGIVEQERPGDRDYVGEDFGSANGLFHRDRRIRAIRLRDGDRLQLGSPLKGEAPTLVYRHPRSPLGQLVHWGAIGALLGSGVALGGLLLATTVAGGSSIRSVSGPVKVFSTDGRQIDAAEGSSTALPTLADYPLHLRQALIASEDSRFGWNSGIDLFGTLRSLVQGTGGGSGLAQQVARMVYPAVGTDVSVARKLRELWVAWQLEAGFSKNRILKMYLDRAYLGLGAEGFEQAAQLYFRKSASALDVAESAFLVGLLPSPNSYSPCNRGNPTWGRERRDLVLGRMHAEGYLSDQALIDARRRPLNIDPSACRESTYSSYPFFSDYVIGELEGRRFALDLSSPEARGNYAVISSIDPRLQAIAQKELKGFLEGPGGRAGLTQGALISIDYATGAILAYVGGGDYSRSSFDRVQALRQPGSTFKLFAFLAALEAGAKPGDAVSCAPLAYVAGCRGGGGSTSVAAGFASSENVVALRLAQQAGLNKVVAKARQLGISTPMEESFSMVLGGKETFLYELARAYAVVANGGRSVPLHGVTRIYDLGICGSVRSLATCPATGVTTPIGEKPQQLIDPAVAAEMDALLQGVVSGGTGRTAGVVADARGKTGTTDNGVDVLFVGYSPSSRILTGIWMGNDDNRPAEAASGALVAELWGRYMRALAG
- a CDS encoding FHA domain-containing protein, with the translated sequence MSALPRLLLRDDPGRSVPLDPRTPLSIGRDSASGLCLAEARGVSRHHALVRVSRTRPGQWLLCDTGSANGTYLEGARLKDCRPLSDGDEIRLGLNGPVLQFRAGGSPPASAPPASSAKATRGRSAPVPVPTAVAGQLDFAGRSLPLDRIRSAYVRSRRRHPQAFSWCLLLCLGGLLLLPFPWLFWPLQAGALAGWILLGSRWEHLLEVTLQDGLAYRHRFDSLATALAHRNGIRRAMAAAAQAGRRP
- a CDS encoding protein kinase domain-containing protein, which produces MNWILPEGASLGFEGLAAPLRIVRGLGGGTQGQVYEVELEGERLALKWYLPACIARDAGLERRLAASIRSAAPNDAFLWPIALLRASPASRSLIRIREESFGYLMPLRPAAYVGASEHAAGRLAIGLRQVLRACFGLADAFHALHLAGLCYKDVSLGNLFLEPGGGGILICDNDNVAVDGADQGAVLGTPGFMAPEVLLGQARPGADSDLFSLAVLLFRLLTRHDPLKGQMELAIRCLDEPARRRLYGEDPVFIFDPVDVRNRPDPIEHAAALITWPIYPRRLKALFEQTFCRGMTQPSRRTLTGQWKQELARTLDQRTLCPACGQENFQAAGAPALCWSCGSPLPQPITLSLPRGSVLAAPDNEIYPHHFDALVGEDLRRPFARVVAHPQEPRRLGLCNLSSAAWSAEAADGRSWPVGPGESCSLAALSRILTPAGPIAVQRPIPPAPAA
- a CDS encoding vWA domain-containing protein translates to MPFPDVKLANRPLHFLYLCDCSGSMAASGKMQALNQAIRQSLPGMAAVARDNPEARVLVRAVSFADRAAWHIATPTPVEQLEWRDLQAGGITAMGAALQLVAAALQTPPMEVRALPPVLVLISDGQPTDDFAAGLEALRRVPWAQKAVRLAIALGHDADLEVLQRFIGTEPATPGRSPRRPLQASNATSLAQYIQWASTAVVGAASMPASRVSETPLEPAAGNIPLPDLPPTVLDPTDDVGPVVW